In one Neobacillus sp. CF12 genomic region, the following are encoded:
- a CDS encoding neutral zinc metallopeptidase: MRWKGRRQSSNVEDRRSMGMGGKTVIGGGIGSIVVILLFALLGGNPGDLMNNTPTSNGSNQNTPMNVSTKEEELADFVSVVLADTEDVWSTEFEKRGMVYENPKLVLFRDSVQSACGAANSAVGPFYCPGDHKLYIDLGFYQELKQRFQAPGDFAMAYVIAHEVGHHVQTLLHSEDEGSPAEKRTNEYSVRFELQADYLAGVWAHYAEGKGYLEKGDLEEALNAANAVGDDNIQKKAQGYVVPESFTHGTSEQRERWFNKGFKNGTLEGGDTFQAADL, translated from the coding sequence ATGCGATGGAAAGGTAGACGGCAAAGTTCAAACGTTGAAGATCGCAGAAGTATGGGCATGGGTGGAAAAACGGTGATTGGAGGAGGGATAGGAAGTATTGTGGTCATTCTACTCTTTGCACTGCTTGGAGGTAACCCAGGAGATCTAATGAACAATACCCCTACGTCGAATGGTTCGAATCAAAACACTCCAATGAATGTATCTACAAAAGAGGAGGAACTAGCGGATTTTGTTTCTGTAGTTCTTGCTGATACAGAAGATGTTTGGTCAACTGAATTCGAGAAACGAGGAATGGTATATGAAAATCCAAAGCTCGTTTTGTTTAGGGATAGTGTTCAGTCGGCTTGTGGAGCAGCCAATTCAGCTGTGGGACCCTTCTATTGTCCGGGTGACCATAAACTTTATATTGATTTAGGTTTCTATCAGGAACTAAAGCAAAGATTCCAGGCACCTGGTGATTTTGCGATGGCTTACGTTATCGCCCATGAGGTAGGGCATCACGTCCAGACCCTTTTACATAGCGAAGACGAAGGTTCACCAGCCGAGAAACGGACCAATGAGTATTCAGTTCGATTTGAATTGCAGGCAGATTACTTAGCAGGTGTTTGGGCCCACTACGCGGAAGGAAAGGGTTACCTAGAAAAAGGAGACCTTGAAGAGGCACTTAATGCGGCAAATGCGGTCGGAGATGATAACATCCAGAAAAAAGCACAAGGCTATGTTGTACCTGAAAGCTTTACACATGGCACCTCTGAACAGAGGGAACGATGGTTTAATAAAGGATTCAAAAACGGTACCTTAGAGGGTGGGGATACCTTCCAGGCGGCAGATCTTTAA
- a CDS encoding amino acid permease, with protein sequence MISIGGAIGTGLFLSSGAAISTAGPGGALLAYAIVGAMVFFIMTSLGEMAAFMPVSGSFSTYGTKFVDPAFGFAIGWTYWFSWAMTIAAELAASTMIMKFWFPDSPSWVWSATFLALIFLLNYLSVKGYGEGEYWLSLIKVSAIVLFIIVGLLMIFGIMGGEAVGFKNFTVDKAPFSGGILSVFIVFIAAGFSFQGTEIVGVTAGESENPAKNVPKAIKNVFWRILIFYILAIGVIGLLIPYNNPNLQNDSVMVSPFTLIFEKAGIAFAASLMNAVILTALLSAGNSSLYASTRMLYSMAKSGQAPRIFGKLNNRGVPVAGIILTCAIGALAFLASFFGDGMVYIWLMNAISITGFIFWLGISISHYRFRKALVSQGHSLDKLPYKAKWFPIGPIFAIACGIIVIVAQNFQAFLGDQIDWGGVVAAYLGIPFFLSLYFGYKLIKKTKVVKLEEVEFDFDKKYN encoded by the coding sequence ATGATTTCAATCGGAGGTGCGATTGGTACTGGACTGTTCCTTAGCAGCGGGGCAGCTATCAGTACTGCCGGGCCAGGTGGAGCACTGCTTGCATATGCTATAGTGGGCGCAATGGTCTTTTTTATCATGACTAGTTTAGGGGAAATGGCTGCTTTTATGCCCGTAAGCGGTTCGTTTAGTACATATGGAACAAAATTTGTGGATCCTGCATTTGGTTTTGCGATTGGATGGACCTACTGGTTTAGCTGGGCGATGACCATTGCTGCTGAATTAGCCGCCTCAACCATGATCATGAAATTTTGGTTTCCGGATAGTCCTTCTTGGGTATGGAGTGCAACATTTTTGGCGCTAATATTTCTATTAAACTATTTATCGGTTAAAGGTTATGGGGAAGGGGAATATTGGCTCTCCTTAATAAAAGTATCAGCGATTGTACTATTTATTATTGTTGGCTTACTGATGATTTTCGGCATTATGGGAGGAGAAGCAGTAGGGTTTAAAAACTTTACAGTAGATAAAGCTCCTTTTTCAGGAGGTATATTAAGTGTTTTTATTGTTTTTATTGCAGCAGGTTTTTCATTCCAAGGTACGGAAATCGTGGGGGTTACGGCAGGTGAAAGTGAGAATCCTGCAAAAAATGTACCAAAGGCAATTAAAAATGTTTTCTGGAGAATCCTAATTTTTTACATCTTGGCGATTGGTGTAATTGGCCTTCTTATTCCTTATAACAATCCGAATTTACAAAATGATAGTGTGATGGTAAGTCCATTTACCCTCATTTTTGAAAAGGCTGGGATTGCCTTTGCTGCTTCACTCATGAATGCTGTTATTTTAACTGCTTTATTATCAGCTGGTAATTCTAGTTTGTATGCTTCAACACGTATGTTGTATTCGATGGCGAAGTCGGGACAAGCACCGCGGATTTTTGGAAAACTTAACAACCGTGGAGTTCCAGTTGCAGGTATTATTCTAACCTGTGCCATTGGTGCTCTTGCCTTTTTGGCTTCCTTTTTCGGTGATGGTATGGTCTATATTTGGTTAATGAACGCGATCAGTATAACTGGATTTATCTTTTGGCTGGGTATTTCCATCAGTCATTATCGGTTCCGAAAAGCCCTTGTCTCTCAAGGGCATTCATTGGACAAATTACCCTATAAAGCAAAATGGTTTCCTATCGGGCCAATCTTCGCGATTGCTTGTGGAATTATCGTCATAGTAGCTCAAAATTTCCAAGCCTTTCTTGGCGACCAGATTGATTGGGGCGGTGTTGTAGCAGCATACTTAGGCATTCCGTTTTTCCTTAGTTTATATTTTGGATATAAACTGATTAAGAAAACGAAAGTGGTTAAACTTGAAGAAGTTGAGTTTGACTTTGACAAAAAATATAATTAA
- a CDS encoding aldolase catalytic domain-containing protein → MDHRSKIIDCTIRDGGLVNNWDFSVEFVQDLYNGLSAAGVEYMEIGYKNSPKLLKATEPNPWRFLDDNFLKEIFPVKKHTKFSALVDIGRVDPNDILPREQSVLDMIRVACYIREVDKGLELVQMFHDLGYETSLNIMALSSVPEQQLTKAFEMVKESPVDVVYIVDSFGSLDPKDIEHQVKKFQALIPDKQLGIHTHNNMQLAFANTLTALQNGVTFLDSSVYGMGRAAGNCNTELLVSYIQKPSYELKPVLEVIEKHMLEMRQKWEWGYIIPYMISGVLNEHPRVAMAYRDSADRDKYVDFYDKVTSPESSIASATK, encoded by the coding sequence ATGGATCATCGTAGCAAAATAATAGACTGCACCATCAGAGATGGAGGCTTAGTTAACAATTGGGATTTCAGCGTTGAATTTGTTCAAGACTTGTACAATGGCTTAAGCGCGGCGGGTGTTGAATACATGGAGATTGGCTACAAAAATTCCCCTAAGCTTCTAAAAGCAACTGAGCCCAATCCATGGAGATTTCTTGATGATAACTTCCTGAAGGAAATTTTCCCTGTGAAAAAACATACAAAGTTTTCAGCTCTTGTTGATATTGGCCGTGTAGATCCCAATGACATTCTACCACGCGAGCAAAGTGTTTTAGATATGATTCGAGTGGCGTGCTATATCCGCGAAGTAGATAAAGGGTTAGAACTTGTACAAATGTTTCATGATTTGGGCTATGAGACTTCACTTAACATTATGGCTCTATCAAGTGTACCGGAACAACAACTTACGAAAGCGTTTGAAATGGTAAAGGAAAGTCCAGTAGATGTTGTCTATATCGTTGATTCCTTTGGAAGCCTGGATCCTAAAGATATTGAGCATCAAGTGAAAAAGTTCCAAGCGTTAATTCCTGACAAACAACTTGGAATCCACACACATAACAACATGCAGCTAGCATTTGCCAATACATTAACTGCGTTGCAAAATGGGGTTACATTTTTGGACTCATCTGTATATGGCATGGGTCGTGCTGCCGGTAATTGTAACACAGAACTTCTTGTTAGCTACATACAAAAACCAAGTTATGAACTAAAGCCAGTGCTTGAAGTGATTGAAAAGCACATGTTAGAAATGCGCCAAAAGTGGGAATGGGGTTATATCATTCCTTATATGATTTCTGGTGTACTGAATGAACATCCACGTGTCGCTATGGCATACCGTGATAGTGCGGATCGGGATAAATACGTTGATTTTTATGACAAGGTAACATCACCTGAATCATCGATTGCTTCTGCAACAAAATAG
- a CDS encoding MFS transporter: protein MDYRKKTVVASVAGLTLEGMDIMFISFAMSMIISEFHIDMAAGGLISSITNLGMLAGGVIFGILADKFGRVRIFTYTILLFAIGTALTGLAQNIEQVYLYRFIAGLGAGGEYGIGMALVAEAWPKNKQGRASSYVSVGAQYGVILAALLSAMILPSWGWRGLFFVGLVPVIFAFIVRKKLDESPVWLASQKKKQPVQRQGKLKQLFATPRITVTTIALATMATVQIAGYNGLMIWLPSMLQQSQGLSVSSSALWTISTAAGMIAGMLTFGQFMDRFGMKRSYGIFLSASAVAVFLYSFASGSTGLLIGGAIVGFFSNGMFAGYGALISKYYSVEIRSTATNTIFNFGRALGGLSPILVGYILQNANVTVAMGYLAALYCISFIAMISLRKGQVKQDQTNILTKVV from the coding sequence TTGGATTATCGTAAAAAAACAGTAGTCGCTTCAGTTGCAGGTTTAACATTAGAGGGCATGGATATCATGTTTATATCCTTTGCGATGTCGATGATTATTTCGGAGTTTCATATCGATATGGCGGCTGGTGGTCTTATATCTTCCATTACTAATTTAGGAATGCTTGCTGGGGGAGTTATTTTTGGTATTTTAGCGGATAAATTCGGGAGAGTAAGAATTTTCACCTATACGATTCTACTATTTGCTATCGGTACGGCGTTAACTGGGCTGGCACAAAATATTGAACAAGTATATTTATATAGGTTTATTGCAGGCTTAGGAGCAGGCGGAGAATACGGAATTGGTATGGCACTTGTCGCTGAGGCATGGCCAAAAAATAAACAAGGGCGCGCTTCTTCATACGTTAGTGTCGGTGCTCAATACGGTGTTATCCTTGCAGCTCTTCTTAGCGCGATGATTCTTCCTTCTTGGGGATGGAGAGGATTGTTCTTCGTCGGATTGGTCCCAGTTATATTCGCCTTTATCGTACGTAAGAAACTAGACGAATCACCTGTATGGCTAGCTTCACAAAAGAAAAAACAACCGGTTCAGAGGCAAGGAAAACTAAAGCAATTGTTTGCTACTCCTAGAATTACTGTAACAACAATTGCTTTAGCAACAATGGCAACAGTTCAAATTGCAGGTTACAATGGTTTGATGATTTGGCTGCCATCTATGCTCCAACAATCCCAAGGGTTATCTGTTTCAAGTTCGGCGCTTTGGACGATTAGTACCGCAGCGGGAATGATTGCAGGTATGTTAACATTTGGACAATTTATGGATCGTTTTGGAATGAAACGCTCATATGGAATCTTCTTATCTGCTTCCGCCGTTGCTGTCTTCCTATATTCCTTTGCTTCAGGCAGCACAGGTCTTCTAATTGGCGGTGCGATTGTAGGATTCTTTTCTAATGGAATGTTTGCAGGTTATGGAGCATTAATTAGCAAGTATTATTCAGTAGAAATTCGCAGTACAGCGACTAACACGATTTTTAACTTTGGTAGGGCCTTAGGAGGGTTATCTCCTATATTAGTAGGATATATCCTGCAAAACGCAAATGTAACGGTAGCAATGGGATATCTTGCAGCACTATATTGTATCTCGTTTATAGCGATGATAAGTCTGAGAAAAGGACAAGTCAAACAAGATCAAACCAATATATTAACTAAAGTAGTGTAA
- a CDS encoding family 78 glycoside hydrolase catalytic domain, whose protein sequence is MEWKSKWIWDQSGEYPRNQWSCFRRKITLPSAYEVATLSLSADTKYTVYINGELIGSGPVRGWTNEWYYDQYELSGLKEGENVIAVLVNHYGIGTMHYIEGRGGLIAQIDFYQNNQVINQILTDENWKTANHDGFIKETVKMSNCLSWAEIYNAEFFDCKWEQLNFDDSSWSNVEIIGAYGMAPWNTLVPRDIPHLTNEPIYPKSVLARKEVKPISQHFSIDLKPSFFPGQFDNNSGKRIQGYVVTEIYVKSDVEGIMTLIFDAHAEAKWEFKLNGVEYKTKNGKYETVTLRKGANLLLIDVGGSFHEPTMHLAFDFPDKAEFKAPFSSSDARFSVIGPFYTETILQIGKHFQNLLPEKEEYLQVKTVSSLSELALVKKWIMDIPNNQVCSDNVSLLSIFKKDIKTHSLNLQHQNMIVANHSFTTIQPMEHGDSEYLIDFGKEYLGYIEFEIEAVKGTIFDFFLFESIHQDGRIEHTFSLNNSLRYISRDGRQSYRSYVPRGFRYMLLTIRNLKSPCKIFTIKVDVTTFPTGNAGSFNSSDYQLNQIWEISKHTIRMCAQDTIIDCPAYEQALWTGDSYNISLMNYYAFGNYDLIRRCLRLISRSVYRSPLPESHVPSGWQNVLTAWSILWMMACREYYRYSGDLEFIKEVYPELKLTLQRFQEFLNEDGLVEIYAWNMLDWAPMDTEHKIVTHQNALLVEATRQTAYLASTIGEHEDAANFITLANNLKKAINEHLWDEEGKVFIDSIHEDGEKSKTRSIQTNLIVYLSNCSEGQRRQIIEEYLTNPPKDFVQIKSPFVLFFYYQALMSLGKNEMILDNIREIYGFMLEHDATTCWEGWELIEGDFSRSHCHAWSAAPTYVFGVLFLGVKPLEPGFTKVEISPNLNGLKWIKGSVPIPQGKIDIYCKDLGEYIDLQITLPAEVEAEIITTKRSRVQVNGKQYLKV, encoded by the coding sequence ATGGAATGGAAGTCAAAATGGATTTGGGATCAGAGCGGTGAATATCCTAGAAATCAATGGTCTTGTTTTCGAAGAAAAATTACCTTACCTTCCGCTTATGAAGTTGCAACATTATCGTTATCCGCAGACACGAAGTATACCGTTTATATTAATGGGGAACTTATCGGTTCGGGTCCTGTTCGCGGCTGGACAAACGAATGGTATTATGACCAGTACGAATTAAGCGGTTTAAAAGAAGGTGAAAATGTCATTGCAGTATTGGTAAACCATTATGGGATTGGAACCATGCATTATATAGAAGGACGCGGTGGATTAATCGCCCAAATTGACTTCTATCAAAATAATCAGGTCATTAATCAGATCCTAACGGATGAAAACTGGAAGACTGCCAATCATGATGGCTTTATTAAAGAAACCGTGAAAATGTCTAATTGTTTATCATGGGCTGAAATTTATAATGCAGAGTTTTTTGATTGTAAGTGGGAACAGCTTAATTTTGATGATTCATCTTGGTCTAATGTTGAAATAATTGGTGCTTATGGGATGGCCCCGTGGAACACCCTCGTCCCTAGAGATATACCACATTTAACCAATGAACCAATCTATCCAAAAAGTGTATTGGCACGCAAAGAAGTAAAACCGATTTCACAGCACTTTTCTATTGATTTAAAACCATCCTTTTTTCCGGGTCAATTCGATAATAACTCCGGAAAAAGGATACAAGGTTATGTAGTGACTGAAATATATGTAAAAAGTGATGTTGAGGGAATTATGACCCTGATATTTGATGCTCATGCAGAAGCCAAATGGGAGTTTAAACTGAACGGGGTTGAATATAAAACCAAAAATGGAAAATATGAAACTGTTACTCTAAGAAAGGGTGCAAACTTATTACTAATAGATGTAGGAGGGTCTTTTCACGAACCGACCATGCATTTAGCTTTTGATTTTCCTGATAAAGCAGAGTTCAAGGCTCCTTTTTCGTCAAGTGATGCTAGATTTTCGGTAATAGGACCTTTTTATACCGAAACCATACTGCAAATAGGGAAACACTTTCAAAATTTGCTCCCAGAAAAAGAGGAATATTTACAAGTAAAGACAGTGTCATCGCTTAGTGAATTAGCATTAGTTAAAAAATGGATTATGGATATTCCAAATAACCAGGTTTGTTCTGATAATGTAAGCCTTCTTTCCATATTTAAAAAAGACATTAAAACACATTCTCTCAACTTACAGCATCAAAATATGATAGTAGCGAATCATAGTTTTACAACTATTCAACCCATGGAGCATGGGGATAGTGAATACCTAATCGATTTTGGTAAGGAATATCTTGGATATATAGAATTTGAAATAGAAGCTGTAAAAGGAACGATCTTTGATTTTTTCTTATTTGAGAGTATCCATCAGGATGGAAGAATTGAACATACGTTTTCATTGAATAATTCATTGCGTTATATTTCTAGAGACGGCAGGCAAAGTTATCGGTCTTATGTCCCTAGGGGTTTCCGGTATATGCTGCTTACGATTCGAAATCTTAAAAGTCCTTGTAAGATCTTTACGATTAAAGTCGATGTAACGACATTCCCAACTGGAAATGCAGGGTCCTTTAACAGTTCTGATTATCAATTAAATCAAATATGGGAAATATCAAAGCATACCATTCGTATGTGTGCTCAGGATACCATTATTGACTGCCCAGCCTATGAACAGGCTCTATGGACGGGTGATTCGTATAACATTTCTCTGATGAATTACTATGCTTTTGGAAACTATGATCTAATTAGGCGATGTTTAAGGTTAATTTCTCGATCAGTTTATCGTTCTCCGCTGCCAGAATCCCATGTACCAAGCGGGTGGCAGAATGTATTAACGGCATGGTCGATTTTATGGATGATGGCATGCAGAGAATATTATCGCTATTCCGGCGACTTAGAATTTATTAAAGAAGTTTATCCTGAACTCAAACTGACACTTCAACGTTTTCAAGAATTTTTGAATGAGGATGGATTAGTAGAAATCTATGCCTGGAACATGTTAGATTGGGCCCCAATGGATACGGAACATAAGATTGTAACCCATCAAAATGCTCTCCTTGTCGAAGCAACAAGACAAACCGCTTATCTAGCCTCAACCATCGGAGAACATGAAGATGCAGCCAACTTTATAACGCTAGCCAATAACCTAAAAAAGGCAATAAACGAACACTTATGGGATGAAGAGGGAAAAGTCTTTATCGATAGTATTCATGAGGATGGAGAAAAATCTAAAACTCGCAGTATCCAAACAAATTTAATTGTTTATCTATCAAATTGCTCAGAAGGGCAACGCAGGCAAATCATAGAGGAATATTTAACAAATCCGCCAAAGGATTTTGTCCAAATAAAAAGTCCTTTTGTTTTATTTTTCTATTACCAGGCTTTAATGAGTTTAGGTAAAAACGAGATGATCCTAGATAATATCCGGGAAATCTATGGTTTTATGCTCGAACATGACGCCACAACATGTTGGGAAGGCTGGGAATTAATTGAAGGTGACTTTAGCCGCAGTCATTGCCACGCTTGGTCTGCAGCCCCAACCTATGTTTTTGGTGTATTGTTTTTAGGCGTGAAACCATTAGAACCAGGATTTACGAAAGTAGAAATTTCACCTAATTTAAATGGATTAAAGTGGATAAAGGGATCTGTGCCGATTCCACAAGGTAAGATTGATATCTACTGTAAAGATTTAGGAGAGTATATTGACCTGCAAATAACACTGCCAGCTGAAGTAGAAGCCGAAATTATTACTACTAAAAGATCCAGAGTTCAGGTGAATGGTAAACAGTACTTAAAGGTATGA